In Cetobacterium sp. ZOR0034, a genomic segment contains:
- the yqeK gene encoding bis(5'-nucleosyl)-tetraphosphatase (symmetrical) YqeK, which translates to MNIDFFKEETKIILSKKRYEHSLRVLDTALALGKIYNVDLNKLAIASILHDYAKEFKREDLINISKEYFLDEVEDYLSNAEILHSYVGAYIANEKFKITDSEILNAIKYHTTGRKDMSIIEKIVYLADAIEPKRDYPYVEKIRDLSLINLDKAILLEVNKKIEYLLKENHVIHVNSIEMRNWLLNMS; encoded by the coding sequence ATGAATATAGATTTTTTCAAAGAAGAAACTAAAATTATTCTTTCTAAAAAAAGATATGAACACTCTCTTAGAGTTTTAGACACTGCTCTTGCTTTAGGAAAAATTTACAACGTTGATTTAAATAAACTTGCTATAGCCTCTATTCTTCACGACTATGCTAAAGAATTTAAAAGAGAAGATCTTATAAATATTTCTAAAGAATACTTTCTAGATGAAGTAGAAGATTATCTTTCAAATGCTGAAATTCTACACAGCTATGTCGGGGCATATATTGCAAATGAAAAATTTAAAATCACAGATTCTGAGATTTTAAACGCTATTAAATATCACACAACCGGACGTAAAGATATGAGTATAATCGAAAAAATTGTTTATTTGGCTGATGCCATTGAACCTAAAAGAGATTACCCATATGTTGAAAAAATTAGAGATTTATCTTTAATAAATCTAGATAAAGCTATCTTATTAGAGGTAAATAAAAAAATTGAGTATCTTTTAAAAGAGAACCATGTTATTCATGTAAACTCTATAGAGATGCGTAATTGGCTCTTAAATATGAGCTAA
- a CDS encoding GerMN domain-containing protein: MSNKLKIFLVVLASITIATGIYSNELNKKSEIVTPISTPAREAIRQTEVTTPIFYPDLKAGKLSSQDIILDSNLKYKENILKNIIEQLTLKLEEINILKKESFKYEVYVKNRIIYLDLDSKILSSAKNPQEELLIIYSFVNSLLTPGGADTVVLLINGVPTDKVNFININKSYKLNSNI; the protein is encoded by the coding sequence ATGTCGAATAAACTAAAAATTTTTTTAGTGGTTTTAGCATCTATTACTATTGCAACTGGAATATATTCAAATGAATTAAATAAAAAAAGTGAAATAGTTACTCCTATTTCTACTCCAGCTAGAGAGGCTATTAGACAAACTGAAGTCACTACCCCTATTTTCTATCCTGATTTAAAAGCTGGTAAACTTTCTTCTCAAGATATTATTTTGGATTCTAACTTAAAATACAAAGAAAATATTTTAAAAAATATCATTGAGCAGCTTACTTTAAAATTAGAAGAAATTAATATTTTAAAAAAAGAAAGCTTTAAATACGAAGTATATGTAAAAAATAGAATTATTTACTTAGATTTAGATTCTAAAATTTTATCCTCAGCAAAAAATCCACAAGAGGAACTACTTATAATCTACTCTTTTGTAAATAGTCTATTAACTCCTGGAGGAGCTGATACAGTTGTTCTTCTTATAAATGGAGTTCCTACAGATAAAGTTAACTTTATCAACATTAATAAAAGTTATAAATTAAACAGTAATATATAA